A single window of Candidatus Flexicrinis affinis DNA harbors:
- a CDS encoding deoxyribodipyrimidine photo-lyase, with protein MKREFADRDELIAYLREEFPEAAAVDDHVSGTRGGRKAAEEQLAKLGKGKDYEASRNYVHGPVSRLSAYIRHGVLSLAEVRDYAVAKERLPEDAEKFVNELAWRDYWQRIYDDIGDGIWDDREPYKTGWHTERYADEMPQDIVEADTGLPCIDAFARTLVETGYLHNHVRMWFAAYVVHWRRVKWQAGARWFLSHLIDGDPASNNLSWQWVASTFSAKPYVFNRENLEKFTEGEYCKECPLYGNCDFEGSYERHQRRLFPDADPAVFGDGRRGPGRGRGRGRR; from the coding sequence ATGAAACGCGAATTTGCCGACCGGGACGAACTGATTGCGTACCTGCGTGAGGAGTTCCCCGAGGCTGCCGCCGTTGACGATCACGTGAGCGGCACGCGCGGCGGGCGTAAGGCCGCTGAGGAGCAGCTCGCTAAGCTCGGCAAGGGCAAGGACTACGAAGCGTCGCGCAATTACGTCCACGGCCCAGTGTCGAGACTGTCTGCATACATCCGGCACGGTGTGCTTTCGCTTGCAGAGGTGCGCGATTACGCGGTCGCCAAGGAGCGCCTGCCCGAGGATGCCGAGAAGTTCGTCAATGAACTGGCATGGCGCGACTACTGGCAGCGGATCTATGACGACATTGGCGACGGCATTTGGGATGACCGCGAGCCGTACAAGACCGGATGGCACACGGAGCGCTACGCCGACGAGATGCCGCAGGACATCGTCGAAGCCGACACCGGACTCCCGTGCATCGACGCGTTTGCGCGGACGCTTGTCGAGACAGGCTACCTGCATAACCACGTGCGTATGTGGTTTGCGGCGTATGTTGTGCATTGGCGGCGCGTGAAGTGGCAGGCGGGCGCGCGCTGGTTTCTATCGCACTTGATCGATGGCGACCCGGCCAGCAATAATCTGTCATGGCAGTGGGTGGCGAGCACGTTCAGTGCCAAGCCCTATGTGTTCAACCGCGAGAATCTCGAGAAGTTCACCGAAGGCGAATACTGCAAAGAGTGCCCGCTGTACGGCAACTGCGACTTCGAAGGCAGCTACGAACGGCATCAACGCCGGCTGTTTCCTGACGCCGATCCGGCGGTTTTTGGCGACGGTCGGCGCGGGCCGGGGCGCGGCAGAGGGCGGGGCAGGCGATGA
- a CDS encoding glycosyltransferase family 1 protein, whose translation MKINLIAFGTRGDVQPALALALGLRDAGHEVVIFCGTNFVPWVESYGFKAHPGLDMDSMMSTEDAVEWSERGTNPMVQLRVMRKLLQEHSDDMTRSLEAYGGDCDLLVSGFVSTPFAQVIAEKHGLPLIEAALQPYRATRSAAASLSPITKRDSRLNRWFGLFAQRMIGRMVQKPVAGMRERLSMPAASALDIVRRLSDVPVVNGFSRHVVPHPADYPALSATVGYWFLEEASAWTPPPDLVTFLEGDPAPVYIGFGSMSSRNPAGLFGMIRGGVELAGVRAVVMSRWAVENNIQVPETMYVLDRAPHNWLMQHVSAVVHHGGAGTTAAGLRAGKPTLSVPHMADQPFWGRRVREIGAGPEPILKPVLTREALAFRLKELVGTASFAERASRLGELIRAEDGIANGVAAVERFADALGVK comes from the coding sequence ATGAAGATCAACCTGATCGCTTTTGGAACCCGTGGCGACGTGCAGCCGGCGCTGGCATTGGCGCTCGGATTGCGTGACGCCGGCCACGAGGTCGTGATCTTCTGCGGGACGAACTTCGTGCCGTGGGTCGAATCGTACGGATTCAAGGCGCATCCCGGCCTCGACATGGACTCGATGATGAGCACCGAGGACGCGGTCGAGTGGTCGGAGCGCGGGACCAACCCGATGGTCCAGCTTCGCGTCATGCGCAAGCTGCTGCAGGAGCACAGCGACGACATGACCCGTTCGCTTGAGGCGTATGGCGGCGATTGCGACCTGCTTGTGTCCGGTTTCGTTTCGACCCCATTCGCGCAGGTGATCGCCGAGAAGCACGGCCTGCCCCTGATCGAAGCGGCCCTGCAACCGTACCGCGCAACACGGTCTGCTGCGGCGTCCTTGAGCCCCATCACCAAGCGCGACAGTCGATTGAACCGCTGGTTTGGTTTGTTCGCTCAGCGCATGATCGGACGAATGGTGCAGAAGCCGGTTGCCGGCATGCGAGAGCGGCTGTCGATGCCTGCCGCATCTGCGCTGGACATTGTTCGCCGGCTCAGTGACGTTCCGGTGGTCAATGGCTTCAGCCGGCATGTCGTCCCGCATCCGGCCGACTACCCAGCGCTCAGCGCGACGGTCGGCTACTGGTTTCTGGAGGAAGCGAGTGCCTGGACACCGCCGCCGGATCTTGTCACATTTCTCGAAGGCGATCCTGCCCCCGTCTATATCGGATTCGGAAGCATGAGCAGTCGCAATCCGGCTGGGTTGTTCGGAATGATCCGCGGGGGAGTCGAGCTTGCCGGCGTGCGGGCCGTAGTGATGTCGCGTTGGGCAGTGGAGAACAATATCCAGGTTCCCGAAACGATGTACGTGCTCGACCGCGCGCCGCACAACTGGCTCATGCAGCACGTGAGCGCGGTCGTACATCACGGTGGCGCAGGCACGACGGCAGCAGGGTTACGCGCCGGAAAACCGACTCTGAGCGTCCCTCACATGGCGGATCAACCGTTCTGGGGCCGTCGCGTGCGTGAGATTGGTGCTGGCCCCGAGCCGATCCTCAAGCCGGTGCTGACTCGAGAGGCGCTGGCGTTTCGGCTGAAGGAACTCGTCGGGACAGCGTCGTTCGCAGAGCGCGCCTCTCGGCTCGGGGAGCTGATTCGCGCTGAAGACGGCATCGCGAACGGCGTGGCCGCTGTGGAGCGTTTCGCCGACGCATTGGGTGTTAAATAG
- a CDS encoding 4Fe-4S binding protein, producing the protein MYGLGILKGLGVTIKHFFATYTDDIKYGLRKYAKNADNFQVRQGPESTGAFTVMYPDEKIAVPERFRFVPFLVVNDPDHPDAPGEDWCTSCGICAKVCPPQCIWIVRGTDPNTGRPVPQPEEFFIDIDICMNCGFCAEFCPFDAIKMDHDYEMASYDRTTVHIHDHEKLSKPFSYWKSIAPTTAAEEAEARGGWEHTDVIKERKKKEAAAAKAAAAAAAQPAAAPAPQAEASSGASEAASGAAPAAEAVAEAPPAVDAAEEERKKAERLAKREAALARKKAKQEGGDN; encoded by the coding sequence ATGTACGGACTCGGAATTCTCAAGGGCCTCGGCGTCACGATCAAGCATTTTTTCGCGACGTACACCGACGACATCAAGTACGGCCTGCGGAAGTACGCCAAGAACGCGGATAACTTCCAAGTACGGCAGGGGCCGGAGTCGACGGGGGCTTTCACCGTTATGTACCCCGACGAGAAGATCGCCGTTCCGGAACGCTTCCGGTTCGTGCCGTTCCTCGTCGTGAACGACCCCGACCATCCCGACGCACCCGGCGAGGACTGGTGCACGTCGTGCGGTATCTGCGCAAAAGTATGCCCTCCGCAGTGCATCTGGATCGTGCGCGGTACCGACCCGAACACCGGGCGGCCTGTCCCGCAGCCTGAGGAGTTCTTCATCGACATCGACATCTGCATGAACTGCGGCTTTTGCGCGGAGTTCTGCCCGTTCGACGCGATCAAGATGGACCACGACTACGAGATGGCGAGCTACGATCGCACGACCGTGCACATCCACGACCACGAGAAACTGTCGAAGCCGTTCAGCTACTGGAAGTCGATTGCGCCGACGACCGCGGCGGAAGAAGCCGAAGCGCGCGGCGGGTGGGAGCACACCGACGTCATCAAGGAACGGAAGAAGAAGGAAGCAGCCGCCGCGAAGGCCGCTGCCGCTGCTGCGGCACAACCTGCCGCTGCTCCTGCGCCGCAGGCGGAAGCGTCGTCAGGCGCTTCGGAGGCTGCCAGTGGTGCTGCTCCAGCGGCCGAGGCCGTGGCAGAGGCACCACCCGCCGTGGACGCGGCCGAGGAAGAGCGCAAGAAGGCGGAACGTCTCGCCAAGCGCGAAGCGGCGCTGGCCCGCAAGAAGGCCAAGCAAGAGGGCGGCGACAACTAG